The Ferrimonas balearica DSM 9799 genome includes the window CCATCATTAACGGCATGTTCAAGCGCCTGAAGCAGCATAATGTTGGAACCGGACGCGCCGTTAGGGTTGTTAGCAGAGGCATAAAGTGCCTTATAGACCATCAGATAGGCACCCGGAGCGACGCCTGAAAAGTCCAGCTGTTGTCCCTTAAACTCCGTGGTGACCGGGTTGCCGGCTGCGATGCCTGCGACATGGGTGCCGTGACCATTGAATCCCCTTGGACTCATATATTCATCTTGCCAGACTGGAAACGTTGGCGAGATCCAGCGGGCCGCGATCACCTTGTTGTTGCAAAAGGTGCTGTCGACGGTGGCGCAGTAATCGTCCTGGGGCCGGTGTTGTGAGGCAGGTTGAAAACCCTCATCGGAAAACATGGGGTGTTCGGGGTAGATGCCGGAGTCAATGATGGCGATCTTTACCCCTTTGCCAGCATGATTAGGCTGGCCAAGGCGCTCCCACAGCACTGGGGCGTTGATCAGGTCCTGAGAGGCATCCAAAGAGACGCTGTAATAACGTTCAGGAAAGACCGCTTTGACAACGGGAATCGCAGCAATCTCTGAGGCGTTGAGATTGCTGCCTGAGAGGACGACACCGTTCATCACAGTGCTGAATCGGTGCGCAATGCCGGCGTTAATGCCTTCGGTATTGAGGGCGTCTGACAGTGCACGATATTCTGTATTCAATTGCTCTTGATGTTGCCAAACCCGATCCCAGTGGTCGGTGTTCTGTGTTTGCGAAGTTTGCCAGGTAGCGGCCGAGCCGCGCACGCCCAAACTGATCAGCGGGGCGGACTGAAACTGCACAATAAACCGTTGCTGCTTTTGATTTGGGATTTCGGTTCGGAGTGGTGGCTCCCAATGAGTACGGGTGGCCAGCTGTTCAAAATGAGCGTAGGTGTTTATTGGCTGCTCGCCCCATGCAAAGAAGCTACAGCACCACACTGCAAAGGTGATGGAAAAGGCTATTTTGGTTTTGCTCATATTGGATCCCTGTCATTTCATCCCACCCAACTCGCACTGGGCGCATCCCTGCTCTCTCATCTGTTGCATTGTGACATGGCCAAAGGGCTGCTTTTGGGAGCCATTGAGCCGGTCAAGGAGAGCGTCAGGATTCAAGGGAAGCTGGGGGCAGGGACGCCGTTAGGATAGGTCGTGTGAAACGAGGAACCGAGGGGCAGAACAAAACAAAGGGCGCCGTTAGGCGCCCTTATTCATTGGTTCCGTTTAGTGGCTACGGCGGCGTATGGCGGCCAACGGAGTCAGCAACAGCACCAACCAACCCAGGCTGCCGCCATCGTCATCGGTGTTGTTGACGGTGACGGTGATGGTGGCGCTGCCATCACGGCCGCCATCGCTGGCGGTCAGCTGGAACACCAGCTCGGTGCGTCCCTCTACCGCAGGCAGTTCAACACGGGCCTGGGCCTGGCTGGTGCCGGACAGGGTGGCGGCGGGGCCACTGGTCTGGATCCAGCTCAGAGTCAGGGCGTCACCATTGGGGTCAGTGGCTTCACCGGCCAGAGTCACAGTCGTGCGCTCATTGGCGGTCAGGGTAGCGCTCTTGCTGCCTGCGATGGTCACGACCGGTGCCCCTTCCACTTCAACGGTACCGGCGGTTTCATTGCTCTCCGACTGAGTGCCATCGGCATCGGTTTCGGAGGTCAGAACCATGGAGATGGGGCCGCCGGTAAAGTCTTCGGCCACGGTGCCGCTGAAGTTGAATTCGGTGGGTTCAATGTTCAGCTGCTGGTCGAAGCAGAGCAGGGTGCCGTCGGCAATGTCCACGTTCAGGTCACCGATGGCGCCCTGGGGATCATTAAAGGCGTGATAGATCATCATATCCCCTGTGGTGCCGGTAGCGTCCTCGTAGCCGATGGTGGCGCCGAGGATGGAACCGTACTGGTGCTCCACATTGTCAAAGGCGACGATGATCTCGGGGCCTTCGCCAGCGCTGGGCATCAACAGGATCTCGACGTCCATCACGTCGGCGGCTGCGGCGTCGGTGAATTGGTAGTAGGTCACCAGGTTGTCGTACTCGATCAGGCTGATGTCGCCGGCTGCGGCCAAGGTCACTCCGCTGTTGCTGGCTTCGTCATACACCACCACCCCGTCCCGCCACAGGAAGGCCAACAGGTTGTTGGGGTCGAGCATGTCCGGCAGGGCCTGATTCTCGAAGGGCCTTTCACCGGCACTGTTGCTAAAGGTGATAAAGCCATCGTCACCGAAGTACAGGGTGTCGTACTGCTTACCCAGGAACTCGTGGCTGCGATCCCAGCCCCACAGCACATTGTCACCCTCCAGATCCGGATTGGTCTTCACCTCAATCAGGGTTTCCAGGTCGACGTAGCCTCCGCCCTGGCCAAAGTCCGGCATCACGCAGCGGGCGTCATCCGCGTTGCTGGTCATGGCGTAGCTGTGCAGGGGCACACCGGCCAGAGAGGGCATCAGCACGGTGGGCAGCGTCAGGGTGCTGCCGCTGAAGCTGGCCCCTTCCGGCAGGCTGGCTTCATCCACAATGATGCCGTCCGGCACAGTGAGGCTGATGTCGTAGCTGCGGTCTTCAATGTTCAGGTTCGGCTTGACCGTGACGGTGAAGTTGACTGGATCGCCCGCTTCTACCCGTGCGCCGTCTTCGAGGTTGCTGGAGAGAACCACATCGTCTTCACCCCGCTCCAGGTCGATTCGCATCATGCCGAGGTTGGTTTCGTCATCGGCATCGGTACCCAGTTCAACGGCACCGTAGAAGCGATCGCCCTCCATCATGTCGTCGTTCCAGAGGATGCGAAGATCAAAGGTTTCCAGTGCGCCGACGGTAGCTGGACCCTCAATGGTCAGGTTGTCCCCAGTGGTACCGTCCACCAGAGCCGTTGCCAGAGTGTAGGTGTCGCTGGCCCCTTCGGCGGAGGCGGCGTAGTTCTGTACCAGAATCCAGTAGTCACCCGCCTGCGGTGAGGCCAGGTCCACTTTCTCCATGGCGGTGCTGGTCGCACTGTATGCCAGCAGCTCTTCAGCCTGGGCCACACCATCACCGTTGGTATCGATGCCGACGAACAGGTCGAGGTCCGGAGAGCTGGAGGCCAGGATCTCAGCCACCATGCGTTTGCTGCCCTCTGCCACGGTCAGCAGCTGAACCTCAACACCATCGGTAGTGTCGTCAAACGGTGAGGTCAGGTCGCTGTCTTCGGCCAGGCTGCCGTCGGTCTGGTCGGCCTTGGTCAGGCCGTAGGAGGTCACCGTAAAGTCGGTGATCGCGACGGCGGTGATGTCCGGCAGCAGGATGCTGTCGGCATCACGGTGTGCCGTGATGGCCACATGGTCCGGCAGATTACCGGTGGAGGCAAAGGCGACGACCGGCATGCGCAGGGTTTCACTGCCGTTGCTCAGCTCGATGTTGCCCATGTTCCATTCGTTACGTTTGGCGTCCATCACATCGGCGGTGATCTGCAGCGTCTGGCTTTCACCGGCAGCCAGGGTGAAGCTGGCAGGTTCGACACTGAGGGTCATGCCCGCATCCAATGCCACCCCACTGGCGGTAAAGCTGCCACCCTGGGTGGCTTTAACGGTACGGGTCCAGCTGCAGCTACCGATGCAGTCGCCTTTGGCGAGGGAGGCCATATTGATCTGGCTCGGGTCACCCCCCTGAGCGGGGTCAGCGGCGAGGTAATCGTCGCGGCTCTCGTCCAGCACCAGCGGTGAATTGATCGCTTTGTCGATCTGGATCCGGCCCGCGCCCATGTCGAAGAAGTCAGCGCGGGTGCTGCCATCCTCTTTCCAGGCGGCCTGGGTCGCGGTCAGCATCAGCGCCGACTGCGCTTCCGCCGGGGTCCAGTCCGGGCGGGTACCGGCGATCAGCGCCAGCGCACCGGCCACGTGTGGGCTGGCCATGGAGGTGCCGCTGAGGAAGGCGAACTCGGCGCCATCCGGGGTGCCTTTGAACGGGGTGGTCGGGGCGTAGGCGGCGTAGATGCTGACGCCCGGGGCGGCCACATGGGGTACCAGCACATCCGGCACACTCGGGTTGGGGCCACGGGAGGTGAAGTCAGCGGCGATGTCCGCCACATTGGGGTTGGAACCGACGGTGGAGGCCGGAATGGCGGCGGTGTGGCCGTCTCCGGTGGCCAGCCAGGCTTTCAGCGCATCGCCGTCATTGGCGTCGATGTGCAGCGCCGGGATCACGTGGGCATCTGCGACAACACTGGTGGCACCGTCCTGAAGGTTGGCCAGGATAAAACCAGCAGCACCACCAGCGGCCACGTTCTGGCCCTTGGCGACGCGGGCAATCTCGCCACGGTCACAAATCACGATCTCGCCGTTAAAGGTGCCTTCGGGGAAGGGTTGCAGACACTGGGCAGGGTCGTTGTCCGGATCGTTGGCGTTGTCGAAGTCGCCGGCGTAGACCAGCGGTGTGGCCGCCAGCGCACCGGTGATGGACTTACCGCTGATGCCGGTCGGGACCGGCGTGTCGCCACCGGACAGGGTCAGCGACTTTTCGATGAAATCACGGTCATGGGTAAAAGCGCCCACTGAGGTCAGCCAGGGGTTGTCCCCCGGGGAGCCGACGGTAGCCGGACCGGGGCCGTCATTGCCGGCAGAGGTGGCCACATGAATCCCGGCGGCCCGGGCATTCAGGAAGGCGATGGACTCGCTGTCATTCCAGGGGTTACTGGAGCTGCCGCCGACGGAGTAGTTGAGCACTGAGATGTTGTCGGCAATGGCCGCTTCGACAGACAGAACCGCCAGTGAGGTAAAGCAGCCGGACAGGGGATCGTCGCTTTCGCCGGGCAGACAGGTCTGGAAGGAGACCACGTTGGCGTGCGGGGCAACGCCAGAGATCTGATCAAAGGAGAAGGTGCCGGGCTTACCATCGGCATCCAGTACCGGCACATCGTACAGCACGTTACCGGCGGTGGTGCCAGCGGTGTGGCTGCCGTGGCCGTTATAATCCTGGCCATTGGCGGGCACTTCACCCTGATACTCGTCAGTGATTTCCGGCCAGCTGTAAACGCCAACCAGTTTGGCGTTACACAGGCTGGCATCGGTCAGGCAGTCGCCTTTGTAAATGCCTTCGCCATAGGGGTTGGTGTGGGTGTAGCCATCATCACCAGTGGCGGCAAAGGAGCGGCTGTTGGTGTCTACGCCGGTGTCGAGGATACCGACGATGATCCCTTCGCCCTTGTACTCCACTCCGGTGACGGTGCCGTCCCAGACCTTATTGGCGCCAATCCAACCCGGACCACGGTCGGTGTGCAGCTCATGGCGTTTGTCGCGGGTGATGCTGCGAACGTCCATCATCTTGGCCAGCTTCATCATCTCGGCCTGGGTGCCTTCGACAATCATGCCGTTGAGGGCCAGCTGGGTCTGGGCCAGGACATTGAATGATCCGCCAAGGGTTTGGCTGGCCTTACCGATAAAGCGCTGCTGCTCATCCATCAGGTGGGCGCGGTAGTCGAGACTGGCCTGACTGCGAACATTGAGGCGAGGTTTGCCGTCCTGTCCGGTCAGTGCGTTGCTGCGATTGGCCTGGATGTTGGTGGCGGTCAGTCCACTGATGCCGCCTTTATAATTGGGCAGGGCCGGTGATGCTAACTGTATGATGTAGCGGTGCACACCGCCATCATCGTTAGGGTCAGCCTGGAATCGTTCGATGGCCAGAGGTGCGTGCTTGACGCGAGAGGCTTTGTCACTGATGGCGGCGGGTTTCAGCGGCGTATAACCCTGCGGTCCAACTTGGACCGCCGCCAGAGCCCCTGCGCTGTAGCAGGCTGCTGCGATGGCCAGTGCGAGTTGTTTTTTCATTATTTTCCTTCCATGTCGTAATGACTGCCTGACGACGACATCCTGTCTGGCATTGCGTTCAAAGAATGAACGTATGCTTTTGTAACATCCCACCTACATTAAGGCGAGCGCTTTGTTTTGGTGGCAAAGCGTTCGACAAAATGCTGCGTAACTTAAGCTTTACGGTGTCATCTACTGGTATAGGACGGAAATGGATCACTTTGCCATTTAAGGCGTCACCTGTCGCTGGATCGGCTGCTGCAGTGACAGCAGGGTTTCAGTGGACTGAATCTGTGGAATCGCCTGGATCTGATTGACCAATAGGTGGTGCAGGGCGTCGATGCTGCGGGTCTGGATCTTGGTAAAGATGCTGTAATGGCCGGTGGTGTAGTAAGCCTCCACCACCTCCGGCAGGGCTTGCAGTTTGGCCAGCACCTTTGGGTAATCGCCAGCGGCTTTGAGGTTGATCCCGATAAAACAGCACACCTGATACCCCAGCGACTTCGGGTCTACCATCGCTTGGGTTCCGGTAATGATGCCGGCCTGTTTCATCTTCTCCACCCGCACATGCACGGTACCGGCGCTGACGCCATGACGTTTGGCGAGTTCGGCGTAGGGCACCCGGGCATCCTGCTGAAGGGCGCTCAACAGCGCTTTATCGAGATTGTCGATTCGATAATTTTCGGTCATTTTTCCGCTCCGGATTTAACGATCATGGAATGAAATCGGCATTTCATTAAGGATAATTTTTCAATGTCAGTTTTTCTTTGATGATCTATTGATGAAGTGGTTTTGGCAATGAAGAATCCTCTGCACGAACTGAGTTTTTATGAGGATTCACCAGCATGAAACGCGCCTACATCGAGAAACAGCAAAAAATCGCTCTTATCCGTGACACCTTTGCCCGGGAGCTGAGCGCGCGTTTGAATCTGCTGGAGGTGCAGGCCCCGATTCTCAGCGAGGTGGGCAGCGGCATTCAGGATGGCTTGTCCGGAACTGAGAAAGCGGTGTCTGTACAGGTAAAGACCCTGCCGGAGCGCCGCTTCGAAGTGGTGCACTCACTGGCGAAGTGGAAGCGGGCGACCCTGGGCCGTTACCAGTTCGGCCCTGGTGAAGGGATTTTGGCGCAGATGAAAGCCCTGCGTCCGGACGAAGCGATCCTGGGCCCGAAGCATTCGGTCTACGTTGACCAGTGGGACTGGGAGCAGGTGATGGGCCGGGAGGAGCGCACCCTGTCCGGCCTGAAAGCGCGGGTTGAGGCGATCTGGTCGGCCCTCAAGGCCACTGAGGCCGCCCTGCAAGCCCAACACGGTATTCCGGCACAACTGCCTGAAACGCTGACTTTTATGCACGCTGAAGCCCTGCGTCAGCACTACCCGGATCTGCCGGCGTCTGAGCGGGAGCGCCGTATCTGTCAGGAGCTGGGGGCGGTCTTCCTGATCGGCATCGGCGGCGAGCTGGCGGATGGCCAACCCCACGACATGCGGGCTCCGGATTACGACGATTG containing:
- a CDS encoding S8 family serine peptidase, with protein sequence MKKQLALAIAAACYSAGALAAVQVGPQGYTPLKPAAISDKASRVKHAPLAIERFQADPNDDGGVHRYIIQLASPALPNYKGGISGLTATNIQANRSNALTGQDGKPRLNVRSQASLDYRAHLMDEQQRFIGKASQTLGGSFNVLAQTQLALNGMIVEGTQAEMMKLAKMMDVRSITRDKRHELHTDRGPGWIGANKVWDGTVTGVEYKGEGIIVGILDTGVDTNSRSFAATGDDGYTHTNPYGEGIYKGDCLTDASLCNAKLVGVYSWPEITDEYQGEVPANGQDYNGHGSHTAGTTAGNVLYDVPVLDADGKPGTFSFDQISGVAPHANVVSFQTCLPGESDDPLSGCFTSLAVLSVEAAIADNISVLNYSVGGSSSNPWNDSESIAFLNARAAGIHVATSAGNDGPGPATVGSPGDNPWLTSVGAFTHDRDFIEKSLTLSGGDTPVPTGISGKSITGALAATPLVYAGDFDNANDPDNDPAQCLQPFPEGTFNGEIVICDRGEIARVAKGQNVAAGGAAGFILANLQDGATSVVADAHVIPALHIDANDGDALKAWLATGDGHTAAIPASTVGSNPNVADIAADFTSRGPNPSVPDVLVPHVAAPGVSIYAAYAPTTPFKGTPDGAEFAFLSGTSMASPHVAGALALIAGTRPDWTPAEAQSALMLTATQAAWKEDGSTRADFFDMGAGRIQIDKAINSPLVLDESRDDYLAADPAQGGDPSQINMASLAKGDCIGSCSWTRTVKATQGGSFTASGVALDAGMTLSVEPASFTLAAGESQTLQITADVMDAKRNEWNMGNIELSNGSETLRMPVVAFASTGNLPDHVAITAHRDADSILLPDITAVAITDFTVTSYGLTKADQTDGSLAEDSDLTSPFDDTTDGVEVQLLTVAEGSKRMVAEILASSSPDLDLFVGIDTNGDGVAQAEELLAYSATSTAMEKVDLASPQAGDYWILVQNYAASAEGASDTYTLATALVDGTTGDNLTIEGPATVGALETFDLRILWNDDMMEGDRFYGAVELGTDADDETNLGMMRIDLERGEDDVVLSSNLEDGARVEAGDPVNFTVTVKPNLNIEDRSYDISLTVPDGIIVDEASLPEGASFSGSTLTLPTVLMPSLAGVPLHSYAMTSNADDARCVMPDFGQGGGYVDLETLIEVKTNPDLEGDNVLWGWDRSHEFLGKQYDTLYFGDDGFITFSNSAGERPFENQALPDMLDPNNLLAFLWRDGVVVYDEASNSGVTLAAAGDISLIEYDNLVTYYQFTDAAAADVMDVEILLMPSAGEGPEIIVAFDNVEHQYGSILGATIGYEDATGTTGDMMIYHAFNDPQGAIGDLNVDIADGTLLCFDQQLNIEPTEFNFSGTVAEDFTGGPISMVLTSETDADGTQSESNETAGTVEVEGAPVVTIAGSKSATLTANERTTVTLAGEATDPNGDALTLSWIQTSGPAATLSGTSQAQARVELPAVEGRTELVFQLTASDGGRDGSATITVTVNNTDDDGGSLGWLVLLLTPLAAIRRRSH
- the asnC gene encoding transcriptional regulator AsnC, whose product is MTENYRIDNLDKALLSALQQDARVPYAELAKRHGVSAGTVHVRVEKMKQAGIITGTQAMVDPKSLGYQVCCFIGINLKAAGDYPKVLAKLQALPEVVEAYYTTGHYSIFTKIQTRSIDALHHLLVNQIQAIPQIQSTETLLSLQQPIQRQVTP
- the asnA gene encoding aspartate--ammonia ligase, with translation MKRAYIEKQQKIALIRDTFARELSARLNLLEVQAPILSEVGSGIQDGLSGTEKAVSVQVKTLPERRFEVVHSLAKWKRATLGRYQFGPGEGILAQMKALRPDEAILGPKHSVYVDQWDWEQVMGREERTLSGLKARVEAIWSALKATEAALQAQHGIPAQLPETLTFMHAEALRQHYPDLPASERERRICQELGAVFLIGIGGELADGQPHDMRAPDYDDWSSETELGRGLNGDLLVWNPVLGDAFELSSMGVRVDSLALQHQMRVAGSESGLAQPWHQSLLGGQLPQTIGGGIGQSRLVMLLLGAEHIGQVQCGVWAEACPSRL